A single window of Acidobacteriota bacterium DNA harbors:
- a CDS encoding arsenate reductase ArsC: protein MHDKIRVLILCTGNSARSQMAEGLLRALAHQRFEVHSAGTNASAVRPEAIQVMREIGLDISGHRSKNVDEFAGQKFDYVITVCDHANEVCPVFPGQTQRLHHSFEDPPGTGDDAYRLNIFRRVRDEIRMWLKEFIKQAS, encoded by the coding sequence ATGCATGACAAAATACGCGTGCTGATCCTCTGCACGGGCAATTCCGCGCGCAGCCAGATGGCCGAAGGCCTGTTGCGCGCCCTCGCTCACCAACGCTTTGAAGTTCACAGTGCTGGCACCAACGCCAGCGCTGTGCGCCCCGAAGCGATTCAAGTCATGCGCGAAATCGGCCTTGATATTTCCGGCCACCGCTCGAAAAACGTGGACGAATTTGCCGGACAGAAGTTTGATTACGTGATCACCGTCTGCGACCACGCCAACGAAGTCTGTCCGGTGTTCCCCGGCCAGACCCAGCGCCTCCATCACAGCTTTGAAGACCCGCCCGGCACCGGCGACGACGCGTACCGGCTGAACATTTTCCGGCGGGTGCGCGATGAAATTCGCATGTGGCTAAAAGAGTTTATCAAGCAGGCCAGCTAG
- a CDS encoding LacI family DNA-binding transcriptional regulator: MSKHSTKLQAVKINGHPTMVDIAKRLGVAPMTVSRVINESGYVSAAMRAKVLKAVEELNYRPNVLARSLKRQRTQVVGILLPDIANPFSAELVRGVQEVLLARGYSSLIGTSERSTQREQAELRALLDLRADGIIVATRETKKGNDYLLRLTENRLPLVVVGRTLNHPHVDHVTADHWRGAYEAVEHLIALGHRRIGFVGVQPINGAGLRRYQGYLDALREHELNIDEKLIVGPAGQSGPGYSTQDDGYAGMKRLLQLKLPLKARPTAVFARNDFTAMGAMGAIRDAGLKVPHDVAMVGFDNVPLAAYTAPPLTTVDQPTAEQGRRAASLLLERIEGDKACERREVCLECHLVIRESTQPTKTKS; this comes from the coding sequence ATGTCCAAACATTCAACCAAGCTGCAAGCCGTCAAGATCAACGGCCACCCGACCATGGTGGACATCGCCAAGCGTTTGGGCGTGGCGCCGATGACGGTCTCACGCGTCATCAATGAGAGCGGCTATGTCAGCGCGGCCATGCGCGCCAAGGTGCTCAAAGCCGTCGAAGAACTCAACTACCGCCCCAATGTGCTGGCGCGCAGTCTGAAGCGGCAACGCACACAGGTCGTGGGCATCCTGCTGCCGGACATCGCTAATCCCTTTTCGGCGGAACTGGTGCGCGGCGTGCAGGAGGTCTTGCTGGCGCGCGGCTATTCGTCGTTGATCGGGACATCCGAACGTAGCACCCAACGCGAACAAGCCGAGTTACGCGCCCTGCTCGACTTGCGCGCCGACGGCATCATCGTGGCGACGCGCGAAACCAAGAAAGGCAACGATTACCTGCTGCGGCTGACTGAAAATCGCTTGCCGCTGGTCGTGGTGGGCCGCACGCTCAATCACCCGCACGTAGACCACGTGACCGCCGATCACTGGCGCGGCGCGTATGAGGCCGTCGAGCATTTGATTGCCTTAGGCCATCGGCGCATCGGCTTTGTGGGCGTGCAACCGATCAACGGCGCGGGGCTGCGGCGTTATCAAGGTTATCTCGACGCGCTGCGCGAGCATGAATTGAACATTGACGAAAAGCTGATCGTCGGCCCCGCCGGGCAATCGGGGCCGGGGTACTCAACCCAAGATGACGGCTATGCTGGGATGAAACGCCTGTTGCAATTGAAGCTGCCATTGAAGGCGCGCCCGACAGCGGTTTTCGCCCGCAACGATTTCACGGCGATGGGCGCGATGGGTGCGATTCGCGATGCCGGGCTGAAGGTGCCGCACGATGTGGCGATGGTGGGCTTCGACAATGTGCCGCTGGCCGCGTACACCGCGCCGCCGTTGACCACGGTGGATCAACCGACGGCTGAACAGGGCCGCCGCGCCGCCAGCTTGTTATTGGAGCGCATCGAAGGCGACAAAGCCTGCGAACGCCGGGAAGTCTGTCTCGAATGCCATTTGGTCATTCGAGAATCCACGCAACCAACTAAGACCAAGAGCTAA
- a CDS encoding MFS transporter yields the protein MLEAKRAATTSTGEAAFKLRHLRWWIIGLVFLATLINYIDRLTVSVLAPVITADLHLSNLQYASLGTWFLLAYTISQGLSGRMYDRIGTRRGFALSITVWSVAAMLHALARGLGSLSIFRFLLGLGEAGNWPGAAKTVAEWFPVRERAFGMAIFNSGAALGSVIAPPLIVWLQLAYGWQTTFLLTGTLGFLWLALWLAIYQTPDKQRWLSRAEHELIRAGQAEVSAKKAAPSWRALLQYRQVWALVLGRLLVDPVWWLYITWLPLFLHQVHGFDLKKIGLFAWVPYVAADAGSLLGGFTSGWLIKRGWSVHAARRATIIFAALLMPAGILAARTPDPLAALALIAVVLFGFQFWINNVQTLPSDFFPDSAVASVAGLGGVGAGLGSMVFTLGTGWVVDHFSYTPVLTAAGLLAPLGTLVLLGLAGKIEPLRLSAGK from the coding sequence ATGCTCGAAGCGAAACGCGCCGCCACAACCAGCACGGGTGAAGCCGCCTTCAAGCTGCGCCATCTGCGTTGGTGGATCATCGGGTTGGTCTTTCTGGCGACGCTCATCAATTACATTGACCGGCTGACCGTCTCGGTGTTGGCGCCCGTCATTACGGCGGATTTGCACCTGAGCAATTTGCAATACGCCAGTCTGGGCACCTGGTTTTTGCTGGCGTATACGATCAGCCAGGGATTGTCAGGGCGGATGTATGACCGCATCGGCACGCGGCGCGGCTTTGCGCTTTCGATTACGGTCTGGTCGGTCGCGGCGATGTTGCACGCCTTGGCGCGCGGGTTGGGCAGCCTGAGCATCTTTCGCTTCCTGCTCGGTTTGGGTGAAGCGGGTAATTGGCCCGGCGCGGCCAAAACCGTCGCGGAGTGGTTCCCCGTGCGTGAGCGCGCCTTTGGGATGGCGATTTTCAACAGCGGCGCAGCGCTGGGGTCGGTGATTGCGCCGCCGCTGATTGTGTGGCTGCAACTCGCGTATGGCTGGCAAACGACGTTTCTGCTCACGGGCACGCTCGGCTTTCTCTGGCTGGCGTTGTGGTTGGCGATTTATCAGACGCCGGACAAGCAGCGTTGGCTGAGCCGCGCAGAACACGAACTCATTCGCGCGGGACAAGCAGAAGTAAGCGCAAAGAAAGCTGCCCCCAGTTGGCGCGCGTTATTGCAATACCGCCAAGTCTGGGCGTTGGTGCTGGGTCGCCTGTTGGTTGATCCGGTGTGGTGGTTGTACATCACCTGGTTGCCGCTCTTTTTGCATCAGGTGCACGGCTTCGATTTGAAAAAGATCGGCCTGTTCGCGTGGGTGCCGTATGTCGCGGCGGATGCGGGTAGCTTGCTCGGTGGCTTTACGTCGGGCTGGTTGATCAAGCGCGGCTGGTCGGTGCATGCGGCGCGGCGCGCGACGATCATCTTTGCAGCCTTGTTGATGCCCGCCGGAATTCTGGCCGCGCGCACGCCTGACCCGCTGGCGGCGCTGGCGCTGATTGCCGTCGTGCTCTTCGGCTTTCAATTCTGGATCAACAATGTGCAAACGCTGCCGAGCGATTTCTTTCCCGACAGCGCCGTGGCTTCGGTCGCAGGCCTGGGTGGCGTGGGCGCGGGGCTGGGCAGCATGGTTTTCACCCTGGGCACGGGCTGGGTGGTAGATCACTTTTCGTATACGCCAGTGCTGACGGCGGCGGGCTTGCTCGCGCCGTTGGGCACGCTGGTTTTGCTGGGATTGGCTGGGAAGATCGAGCCGCTACGGCTTTCCGCAGGCAAGTAG
- a CDS encoding TonB-dependent receptor, whose amino-acid sequence MLGTRNFGLRNILLAVFALLLALPLAAVAQVTTATIVGTITDQSGANLPGAQVTARNADTGLTRTVSSNETGAYRLEFLPVGNYVLEVTANGLKKASQSGIVLQVNDTARVDVSLTVGQVSETVTITEAVPAINTSTAEIGRTIQSAEITNLPLVERNVYALLDLTPGVQSNNNGVASASTGTNSLILGFPEQRTLINGGTDGGTGSVNYYLDGGSNMTNLRNTGNVLPNPDAIQEFRVQTNSYNAEYGRFASGIINVLTKSGTNKLRGSLFEFVRNTVFNANDYASQLARSPFHRNQFGGTLGGPIKRDKTFFFFSYSGLRQTTSTFLNNAIVPTDLERVGNFSASATKPTDPATGATFVCNGVSGVICPNRLDPVAVKIINNYIPLSNIAGSKWQGNVPSPFDTNEYLGKLDHQLNAAHRLTFNYFTTAGTNTVKAGSGNLPWASQQFNWRQHNLNLSDVWIISPNKINQAWITYTRNFGGRLNLPQTSLGDLGSAFTIQGTPSLPQITVSGFFTLTNSIGGPTAGTNFYSVRDVFSWNKGNHSLKFGGELSLNKDIQQTLLNNYGVFTFSNVVTRNALADFLIGIPSAITQDAPVTGYTNTWYTALFAQDDFRVHQRLTLNLGLRWDVQTPPTDPYDRVVNYVPGKKSTANALAPVGALFYGDEGVERGGIPVSYKHVSPRIGFAWDLFGNGKTSVRGGFGIFYGSISGNEWNTMTNTQPFATRLTFTNTSPRTNAQGVPQGASLSNPYNAFVGGNPFPYRGTFVNGGGVTAVASDFAWPRTYQMNLSLERQLTKDLAVKAAYVGTLSSKLPFGRDVNYPVVNATATNAGANILARRPNPLYGAVIEINSDQTASYHGLQLRSDMRMSKHISFNAFYTFSKTLSSVQLHNNTTQGLAQNYSKLFLDRGRADTDQRHVFSMSLNYQPDYYSGNNVIVRNILNGWSISPIIKLRSGLPFTITNGNVDANLDGVVNTDRAQLIGDPHIDHPTAAQWFNTAAFVQNKVVTGVATDGNSPRNLLDAPGYRTVDLALSRDFSLSERFKLRFRAEGTNAFNMVSLGQPGAAVPSGATSTTFGVISTANSMRKLQFGLRLTF is encoded by the coding sequence ATGCTAGGCACAAGAAATTTTGGTTTGCGGAACATCCTATTGGCAGTCTTCGCGTTGCTGCTGGCGTTGCCGCTGGCAGCCGTCGCGCAAGTCACCACCGCCACGATTGTCGGCACCATCACCGACCAGAGCGGCGCCAATCTGCCGGGCGCACAGGTTACCGCGCGCAATGCCGATACGGGTCTCACGCGCACCGTAAGCTCCAACGAGACTGGCGCCTACCGGCTGGAATTTCTCCCGGTGGGCAATTACGTGCTTGAGGTCACCGCGAACGGCTTAAAGAAGGCCAGCCAAAGCGGCATCGTTTTGCAGGTCAACGACACCGCCCGCGTGGATGTCTCCCTCACTGTTGGGCAAGTCAGCGAGACTGTCACCATCACCGAGGCAGTGCCCGCGATCAATACCAGCACTGCCGAGATTGGGCGTACCATCCAATCCGCCGAGATTACCAATCTGCCGCTGGTTGAGCGCAACGTTTACGCGCTGCTCGACCTGACGCCTGGCGTGCAATCCAACAACAACGGCGTCGCCTCTGCCTCCACGGGCACCAATTCGCTCATCCTGGGCTTTCCCGAACAGCGCACGCTGATCAATGGCGGGACGGATGGCGGCACCGGCTCGGTGAATTACTATCTCGACGGCGGCAGCAACATGACCAACCTGCGCAACACAGGCAACGTGTTGCCCAACCCGGATGCCATCCAGGAATTCCGCGTGCAGACTAACAGCTACAACGCGGAGTATGGCCGCTTCGCTAGCGGCATCATCAACGTCCTGACCAAATCGGGCACCAACAAGTTGCGCGGCTCGCTGTTTGAATTCGTGCGCAACACTGTCTTCAACGCCAATGACTATGCCTCGCAACTGGCGCGTTCGCCTTTTCATCGCAACCAGTTCGGCGGCACCCTCGGCGGCCCGATCAAGCGCGATAAGACTTTCTTTTTCTTTTCGTATTCGGGCTTGCGCCAGACGACGAGCACCTTTCTGAACAACGCCATCGTGCCCACCGACCTGGAACGGGTCGGCAATTTCAGCGCTTCGGCGACCAAGCCTACCGACCCCGCGACGGGCGCGACGTTTGTCTGCAACGGCGTCAGCGGCGTCATCTGCCCCAACCGGCTCGATCCGGTGGCGGTGAAGATCATCAACAACTACATTCCTCTTTCAAACATCGCGGGCAGCAAGTGGCAGGGCAATGTGCCCAGTCCGTTTGACACCAACGAATATCTGGGGAAGCTGGATCATCAACTCAACGCGGCGCACCGCTTGACCTTCAATTACTTCACGACAGCCGGAACCAATACCGTGAAGGCGGGCAGCGGCAACTTGCCCTGGGCGAGTCAGCAATTCAATTGGCGGCAGCACAACCTCAACCTCAGCGACGTTTGGATCATCAGCCCCAACAAGATCAACCAAGCGTGGATAACGTACACCCGCAATTTTGGCGGTCGCTTGAATTTACCTCAGACCTCGCTGGGCGATCTGGGTTCGGCGTTCACGATCCAGGGCACGCCGTCGCTACCGCAGATCACCGTCAGCGGTTTCTTCACGCTGACCAATTCCATCGGCGGCCCGACCGCGGGCACGAATTTCTATTCTGTGCGCGACGTGTTCAGTTGGAACAAGGGCAACCACTCGCTCAAGTTTGGCGGCGAGCTTTCGCTCAACAAAGACATACAGCAAACGCTGCTCAACAATTACGGTGTCTTCACCTTTAGCAACGTCGTGACCCGGAACGCGCTGGCCGATTTTCTGATCGGCATTCCCAGCGCGATCACGCAGGACGCGCCCGTCACCGGTTACACCAACACCTGGTACACGGCGCTTTTCGCGCAGGATGATTTTCGCGTCCACCAGCGCCTGACGCTCAACCTGGGGCTGCGTTGGGATGTGCAGACGCCGCCGACCGATCCTTACGATCGCGTCGTCAACTATGTCCCCGGCAAAAAATCCACGGCCAATGCGCTCGCCCCGGTGGGCGCCTTGTTTTACGGTGACGAAGGCGTCGAACGCGGCGGCATTCCGGTGAGTTACAAACACGTTTCTCCGCGCATCGGTTTTGCGTGGGATTTATTCGGCAATGGCAAGACTTCGGTGCGTGGCGGGTTCGGCATCTTTTACGGCAGCATTTCGGGCAATGAATGGAACACGATGACCAACACCCAGCCGTTTGCCACGCGGCTGACGTTCACCAACACCAGTCCAAGGACAAACGCGCAAGGCGTGCCGCAGGGCGCCTCGCTCAGCAACCCCTACAACGCTTTCGTCGGCGGCAATCCTTTCCCGTACCGAGGAACCTTTGTGAACGGCGGCGGCGTGACCGCCGTTGCGTCAGATTTCGCGTGGCCGCGCACGTACCAGATGAACCTTTCGCTTGAGCGCCAACTCACCAAAGACCTGGCCGTAAAAGCGGCGTATGTCGGCACGCTGAGCAGCAAGTTACCCTTTGGCCGGGACGTAAATTACCCGGTAGTGAATGCCACCGCCACGAATGCCGGTGCGAATATCCTCGCCCGGCGGCCCAATCCGCTCTATGGCGCGGTCATCGAGATCAATTCTGACCAGACCGCTTCGTATCACGGATTGCAACTGAGGAGCGACATGCGTATGAGCAAGCACATCAGCTTCAATGCCTTTTATACGTTCAGCAAAACGCTCAGCAGCGTGCAGTTGCACAACAATACGACGCAGGGGTTGGCCCAGAACTACAGCAAGCTCTTCCTGGATCGCGGTCGCGCTGATACCGATCAGCGGCATGTGTTCAGCATGAGCTTGAACTACCAGCCCGATTACTACAGCGGCAATAACGTGATCGTGCGCAATATCCTCAACGGCTGGAGCATCTCGCCCATCATCAAGCTGCGCAGCGGCCTGCCCTTCACCATCACCAACGGCAATGTGGACGCCAACCTGGACGGCGTCGTCAACACCGACCGCGCGCAATTGATCGGCGATCCGCATATTGATCACCCCACGGCGGCGCAGTGGTTCAACACCGCCGCCTTTGTTCAGAACAAGGTCGTGACCGGGGTCGCCACCGACGGCAACTCGCCGCGCAACCTGCTCGACGCGCCGGGCTATCGCACGGTTGACCTGGCGCTCTCGCGCGACTTCAGTTTGAGCGAACGCTTCAAGCTGCGCTTCCGCGCCGAGGGCACCAATGCCTTCAACATGGTGAGCCTCGGACAACCGGGCGCCGCCGTGCCTTCGGGCGCGACCTCCACCACCTTTGGCGTGATCAGCACGGCCAACTCGATGCGCAAACTGCAATTCGGTTTGCGCCTGACTTTCTGA
- a CDS encoding alginate lyase family protein encodes MKLTSAFLLILLCATAVSGQTALRLYTLNPDLLQKSKARLTPQDPALIALRNEADKTLKTAPLSVTQKERTPPSGDKHDYLSLAPYWWPNPQGKDGLPYLRRDGETNPDSKRGTDANAIGALGNAVEALSLAYYFTGEARYAERAALFIRTWFLAPATKMNPHFRYAQAVLGHDEGRGAGLIESRHFIQIVNSVGLLAGSTAWTTKDQQALVAWFRAFANWMQTSANGKDEAKAKNNHGSWYAAQLASFALFSGDEALARQTVEAAKSRIAAQFEPDGQQPEELQRTRGLWYAGFNLEALLHLAEPGRMLGVDLYGFQTKDGRGLQRGVDYLAPYADPATKWPHQQINELASARRELAYVLRRAALAYHEPKYEEALNKHLAGEVAQQRWQLLWPQCAWDEGVIKPKGCF; translated from the coding sequence ATGAAACTCACATCCGCCTTCTTGCTCATTTTGCTCTGCGCGACCGCCGTCAGCGGGCAAACGGCGCTGCGCCTTTACACGCTCAATCCGGACTTGTTGCAAAAAAGCAAAGCGCGCTTGACGCCACAAGACCCCGCGCTGATCGCGTTGCGTAACGAGGCGGACAAGACGCTCAAAACCGCACCGCTGAGCGTCACGCAAAAAGAGCGCACCCCGCCCAGCGGCGACAAACACGATTACCTTTCGCTCGCGCCCTATTGGTGGCCCAACCCGCAAGGCAAAGACGGCTTGCCCTACCTTCGCCGCGATGGCGAAACCAATCCCGACAGCAAACGCGGCACTGACGCCAATGCCATTGGCGCATTGGGCAACGCGGTCGAAGCATTGTCGCTGGCCTATTACTTCACCGGCGAAGCGCGCTACGCCGAACGCGCGGCCTTGTTCATCCGCACCTGGTTTCTCGCTCCGGCGACAAAGATGAACCCGCACTTTCGCTACGCCCAAGCCGTGCTGGGCCACGACGAAGGGCGCGGCGCGGGGCTGATCGAAAGCCGCCATTTCATTCAAATCGTCAACAGCGTTGGGCTGCTCGCGGGTTCAACGGCCTGGACAACCAAAGACCAGCAAGCGCTGGTCGCGTGGTTCCGCGCGTTCGCCAACTGGATGCAAACCAGCGCCAACGGCAAGGACGAAGCCAAGGCCAAGAACAATCACGGCAGTTGGTACGCCGCGCAACTCGCCAGCTTTGCGCTTTTCAGCGGCGACGAAGCGCTGGCGCGCCAAACCGTCGAAGCCGCCAAGTCGCGCATCGCCGCCCAATTTGAACCCGACGGCCAACAGCCCGAAGAGTTGCAACGCACGCGCGGGCTTTGGTATGCGGGCTTCAATCTCGAAGCGCTCTTGCATCTGGCTGAACCCGGTCGGATGCTGGGCGTTGATCTGTACGGCTTCCAAACCAAAGACGGGCGCGGTTTGCAACGCGGCGTTGATTACCTCGCGCCTTATGCCGACCCGGCAACCAAGTGGCCGCATCAACAGATCAACGAACTGGCCAGCGCGCGCCGCGAATTGGCGTATGTTTTGCGCCGCGCGGCGCTGGCGTATCACGAACCGAAATACGAAGAAGCGCTGAACAAACATCTGGCCGGCGAGGTCGCGCAACAACGCTGGCAATTGCTCTGGCCGCAGTGCGCATGGGATGAAGGTGTCATCAAGCCAAAAGGTTGTTTTTGA
- a CDS encoding DUF4962 domain-containing protein: MQTRSRSFWLLTIVALFSITQAQDAREALGPKDQAANNKTPHVLTQLMATKPAALKAELRGVHPRVYVTEAELKALRERARTTHRATWQSVLRNLRALQQAPPPAPAQARRAQNDVAIAIAETALAYKVEGDARYLDAAKKYMDAAVSYDIWGYANNKPNVDLAAGHLLYGLGWGYDLLYHELSEAERARYRDKLSKQARLLFEYYKPKPGRSYSYSQNHVFIPLAGLAVTAYALYDEVSDAPQWAALARAIYDRVLATYAPDGYYYEGFEYWIFSTPWLVHYLDAQAHATGEDLFDQPTMAGFRQMHLYVAHSLLPDGQYVFDFGDVFEGPLTRAKQGEEYARAVPGGRFNTNYNLLYRLAARFRDPEIQGVADWLKQLKHWNAEEFWTLLWQDPTLKAAPIARLPKSHYFRDHEVVYWRSDWTPQATAFAFKCGPPEGHHATALLKQFPDWHLSSGHAHPDAASFIIYANGKVLTGDAGYAGVPLTEHHNSVLIDGKGQAAEGKGHDAFEGYPYERLDQVRILAAQLSANSALIRADVTGAYAAGLGLTSFLRTFQFSQGRFEITDELSAKEPRVFTAMLHADERVEAVNERQFLLRNGGAALRVEVLTRQLSAHSEPNYLTAPGPPGAVDKGDRQQRGARLAIANARPVNTAQFKVRLTPPREK; encoded by the coding sequence ATGCAAACACGATCCCGCTCGTTCTGGCTGCTGACAATCGTTGCCCTGTTTTCAATAACGCAGGCCCAAGACGCGCGCGAAGCCCTCGGCCCCAAAGACCAAGCCGCCAACAACAAAACGCCGCACGTCCTGACACAACTGATGGCGACGAAACCCGCGGCGCTCAAAGCCGAATTGCGCGGCGTGCATCCGCGCGTGTATGTGACCGAAGCCGAGTTGAAAGCCCTGCGCGAACGCGCCCGCACGACGCACCGCGCCACGTGGCAGAGCGTGTTGCGCAACCTGCGCGCCTTGCAACAAGCGCCGCCACCCGCGCCCGCGCAAGCCCGCCGCGCGCAAAATGATGTCGCCATCGCCATTGCCGAGACCGCGCTCGCTTATAAAGTCGAAGGCGATGCGCGCTATCTCGACGCGGCGAAAAAATACATGGATGCCGCCGTCAGCTATGACATCTGGGGCTACGCCAACAACAAACCCAACGTAGACCTGGCCGCCGGGCATCTGCTCTATGGCTTGGGCTGGGGCTACGATTTGCTCTATCACGAGCTGAGCGAGGCCGAACGCGCGCGTTACCGCGACAAGCTCAGCAAACAGGCGCGCTTGCTGTTTGAGTATTACAAACCGAAACCGGGCCGCAGCTATTCGTACAGCCAGAATCACGTCTTCATTCCGCTGGCGGGTTTGGCCGTGACGGCGTATGCGCTTTATGACGAAGTGAGTGACGCACCGCAATGGGCGGCGCTGGCACGCGCGATTTATGACCGCGTGCTGGCGACCTATGCGCCGGACGGGTATTACTACGAGGGGTTTGAGTATTGGATTTTCTCGACGCCCTGGCTGGTGCATTACCTCGATGCGCAGGCGCACGCGACGGGCGAAGACTTATTCGATCAACCAACCATGGCCGGCTTCCGGCAGATGCACCTGTATGTCGCGCATTCGCTGCTGCCGGATGGGCAGTATGTGTTTGATTTTGGCGACGTGTTCGAAGGGCCGTTGACGCGCGCCAAACAGGGCGAAGAATACGCGCGCGCCGTGCCGGGCGGGCGCTTCAACACGAATTACAATTTGCTTTACCGGCTGGCCGCGCGCTTCCGCGATCCTGAAATCCAAGGCGTGGCCGACTGGCTCAAGCAACTCAAGCACTGGAACGCCGAAGAATTTTGGACTTTGCTCTGGCAAGACCCGACGCTCAAAGCCGCGCCAATTGCGCGCTTGCCCAAATCGCACTACTTCCGCGATCACGAAGTCGTTTACTGGCGCAGCGACTGGACGCCGCAAGCCACAGCCTTCGCCTTCAAGTGCGGCCCGCCCGAAGGCCATCACGCCACGGCCTTGCTCAAACAATTTCCCGACTGGCATTTGTCCAGCGGGCACGCGCACCCCGACGCCGCAAGTTTCATCATTTACGCCAACGGCAAAGTGCTGACGGGCGATGCGGGTTACGCGGGCGTGCCGCTGACCGAACATCACAACAGCGTGCTGATTGACGGCAAGGGACAGGCGGCTGAAGGCAAGGGGCACGACGCCTTTGAAGGTTATCCTTACGAACGGCTCGATCAGGTGCGGATTCTTGCGGCGCAGCTGTCGGCCAACAGCGCGCTGATTCGCGCGGATGTGACTGGCGCGTATGCGGCGGGGCTGGGCTTGACTTCGTTCCTGCGCACCTTCCAATTCAGCCAGGGACGTTTTGAAATCACCGATGAACTCAGCGCCAAAGAGCCGCGCGTCTTCACCGCAATGCTGCACGCCGATGAACGCGTCGAAGCGGTCAACGAACGGCAATTCCTGCTGCGCAATGGCGGCGCGGCGTTGCGGGTTGAGGTGCTGACGCGGCAACTCAGCGCGCACAGCGAACCGAATTACCTCACCGCGCCCGGCCCACCAGGTGCAGTTGATAAAGGCGACCGGCAACAACGCGGCGCACGACTAGCCATCGCGAATGCCCGGCCTGTGAACACGGCGCAATTCAAAGTGCGGTTGACGCCGCCGCGTGAAAAGTAG